The following proteins come from a genomic window of Pirellula staleyi DSM 6068:
- a CDS encoding LssY C-terminal domain-containing protein: MNETTGPISGKPHRFLQTISLVVGGVLLLYLGISYLLAPLWWERYANHHPAWEDVPRVTHTGDKHPGDPINVAIVGSELDLKRVLLAAGWFPADPVTLKSSLEIAEATVLDRKYNDAPVSSLFMFGRKQDFAFEKPVGDNPRKRHHVRFWKNDALSPDGRIVWVGSVTYDERVGLSYTTGQVTHHIDANVDAERNQLIDDLKQTGDIADVIIVPGFHTELEGRNGGGDRWYTDGNLSVALTKTVAASKKPPK, encoded by the coding sequence ATGAATGAAACTACAGGTCCGATATCGGGCAAACCTCACCGATTCCTACAAACGATCAGCCTCGTTGTCGGCGGCGTCCTGCTGCTGTACCTCGGCATCTCGTACTTGCTCGCTCCCCTCTGGTGGGAGCGTTATGCCAACCATCATCCTGCCTGGGAAGATGTGCCACGTGTGACACATACTGGTGATAAGCATCCAGGCGATCCGATCAACGTTGCGATTGTCGGTTCCGAACTCGACCTGAAGCGAGTGCTGCTCGCTGCGGGCTGGTTCCCAGCCGACCCTGTGACGCTGAAGAGTTCGCTGGAGATCGCTGAAGCGACAGTGCTCGATCGCAAGTACAACGATGCACCTGTCAGCAGTCTGTTTATGTTTGGACGTAAGCAAGACTTCGCGTTTGAAAAACCGGTAGGAGACAATCCTCGCAAACGTCATCACGTTCGCTTTTGGAAAAATGACGCTCTAAGTCCCGATGGACGAATCGTGTGGGTCGGTTCCGTCACCTACGACGAACGTGTCGGACTGAGCTACACCACAGGTCAAGTCACACACCATATCGATGCGAATGTCGATGCCGAGCGTAATCAGCTGATCGATGACCTGAAGCAAACGGGTGATATCGCCGACGTGATTATCGTCCCAGGTTTCCACACCGAACTCGAGGGTCGCAATGGAGGTGGAGATCGATGGTACACCGACGGGAACTTATCGGTCGCACTCACCAAGACGGTTGCGGCGAGTAAGAAGCCCCCGAAGTAG
- a CDS encoding DUF1553 domain-containing protein, translating to MYATFAGTVHGPREVASTAAREERQKQLAPLQESRAKVIAERDALQQAIAVSLKDRSDQLEKTWTRPRLSRYGTEETFEPHEAKFVRLTVEGTDAPDPKQTQYRIDELEVWTSEEPPQNVALASAGATAQGATREVKDFAEAYSPALAIDGKFGERWNAAGNNLVITLAKPTKIGRIYFSSDRNKALGEDNPITIFVGDYLVETSLDGEKWQVVASSETRIPPTQVRKETRLKKLIPSPADQAKLAELQKQLGELDAAIARIPPLPVWWVGTHRGISGSQQVFVGGSPERKGEAVKPSSLHVLQSFSSAYELDDATDEGSRRVALAKWITAADHPLTPRVLANRVWQHHFGTGIVDTPSDFGYMGSRPTHPELLDWLAQQLLSGGWKLKSLHRLIMTSQAYRQSGAYREDAAREDAASRLLWRFPPRRLEAEEIRDSMLSIAGKLDRAAGGPGFRLYEYQQDNVATYVPLDVHGEATYRRAIYHHNARAARVDVLTDFDCPDPAFAEPRRASTTTPLQALTLMNHRFSLDMTRFLTERLEREATDIDARVALAFELAYARTPTDAERSASRKLIETHGLRSFCRALLNSNEFIFVN from the coding sequence ATGTATGCCACGTTTGCTGGCACCGTGCATGGTCCGCGCGAAGTTGCTTCGACCGCAGCTCGCGAGGAGCGACAGAAACAGCTAGCGCCGCTACAAGAGTCTCGCGCCAAGGTGATTGCCGAACGCGATGCCTTGCAGCAAGCGATTGCGGTTTCGCTGAAGGATCGGAGCGATCAACTAGAAAAGACGTGGACGCGTCCACGTCTCAGTCGCTACGGCACCGAAGAGACTTTTGAACCACACGAGGCAAAATTCGTACGGCTGACGGTGGAAGGGACCGACGCGCCCGATCCCAAACAAACGCAGTATCGGATCGACGAATTGGAAGTTTGGACGAGCGAAGAGCCCCCTCAAAATGTTGCCCTCGCCTCGGCAGGTGCGACTGCTCAAGGGGCTACGCGAGAAGTAAAAGATTTTGCCGAGGCTTATAGTCCTGCCCTAGCGATCGACGGCAAATTCGGCGAACGCTGGAACGCTGCCGGCAATAACCTTGTGATTACCCTCGCAAAGCCAACGAAAATCGGACGGATCTATTTTTCGAGCGATCGGAACAAGGCACTCGGTGAAGATAATCCCATCACGATTTTCGTAGGTGACTACCTTGTCGAAACCTCGCTCGATGGTGAGAAATGGCAAGTGGTGGCATCTTCGGAAACACGAATTCCACCGACCCAGGTTCGCAAAGAAACGCGGCTGAAGAAGCTTATCCCCTCGCCCGCTGATCAAGCCAAACTCGCGGAACTGCAAAAGCAACTTGGTGAGCTCGATGCTGCGATTGCTCGCATTCCACCTCTGCCAGTGTGGTGGGTCGGCACACATCGAGGAATCAGTGGATCGCAGCAGGTGTTTGTCGGCGGGAGCCCCGAGCGTAAAGGAGAGGCTGTCAAACCGAGCAGTCTCCATGTGCTGCAGAGCTTTTCTTCGGCTTACGAACTCGACGATGCAACCGATGAAGGTTCGCGGCGCGTGGCGCTCGCCAAATGGATCACCGCAGCCGATCATCCTCTCACGCCGCGAGTGCTTGCGAATCGCGTTTGGCAGCATCATTTTGGGACTGGAATTGTCGATACTCCCAGCGATTTTGGCTACATGGGAAGCCGTCCCACCCATCCAGAGCTGCTGGATTGGCTTGCGCAGCAACTCCTTTCTGGAGGCTGGAAACTAAAGTCGCTCCACCGACTGATCATGACTTCGCAAGCGTATCGACAAAGCGGCGCGTATCGCGAAGATGCAGCGCGCGAAGATGCCGCCAGTCGATTGCTATGGCGTTTTCCCCCGCGACGTCTCGAAGCTGAAGAGATTCGCGATTCGATGCTGTCGATCGCCGGAAAGCTCGATCGCGCGGCGGGTGGTCCTGGATTTAGGCTCTACGAGTATCAGCAGGATAACGTGGCGACTTATGTCCCCCTCGATGTGCATGGCGAAGCAACTTATCGGCGTGCCATCTATCACCACAACGCTCGCGCGGCGCGTGTCGATGTGCTGACAGATTTCGATTGTCCCGATCCAGCGTTTGCGGAACCTCGTCGCGCGTCGACCACCACGCCACTGCAGGCACTCACGCTGATGAATCATCGTTTTTCGCTCGATATGACTCGTTTTCTGACCGAACGACTCGAGCGCGAGGCAACAGATATTGATGCGCGAGTCGCACTTGCGTTTGAACTGGCCTACGCACGAACTCCGACCGATGCCGAACGATCAGCAAGTCGAAAGCTGATTGAAACGCATGGTCTCCGTTCGTTCTGCAGAGCGCTTTTGAATTCCAACGAGTTCATTTTCGTTAATTGA
- a CDS encoding GntR family transcriptional regulator codes for MKAALKSHTLAETTTSKLRREIYSGRLPSGTSLAEAAVAKRLGVSRVPVREALATLERDGLVEFTPTGRTIVKDLSPQDFEELFALRLLLEPAAAKLAAPLAADLLRAMEENIAATRKAKSLEEVTYLDLDFHQLIMVASGNSRLMKLWQSLRSELGLWLGGLHRKHRDRKLDTRGKTAESHEAIVAALCTKSPSVCERLLREHILGWREWLPASAADGETGTPAMEATAGVRR; via the coding sequence ATGAAAGCAGCCCTCAAATCGCATACATTAGCCGAAACAACCACCTCGAAGCTCCGTCGCGAGATCTATAGCGGCCGACTTCCCTCTGGCACTTCGCTGGCCGAAGCAGCGGTGGCCAAGCGGCTTGGGGTTAGCCGAGTTCCTGTACGTGAGGCTCTGGCGACGCTCGAGCGCGACGGACTTGTGGAATTCACTCCGACCGGTCGGACGATTGTCAAAGATCTCTCGCCGCAAGACTTCGAGGAGCTGTTTGCTCTCAGGCTGCTTCTCGAACCGGCAGCGGCGAAACTAGCTGCACCACTGGCGGCCGACCTACTGCGAGCGATGGAAGAGAACATCGCCGCCACACGGAAAGCCAAGTCGCTTGAGGAAGTCACGTACCTGGATCTCGATTTTCATCAGCTGATTATGGTTGCGTCTGGCAACAGCCGACTGATGAAACTGTGGCAATCGCTCCGCTCGGAACTCGGGCTTTGGCTTGGTGGCTTGCATCGGAAGCATCGCGATCGAAAACTCGACACACGTGGCAAAACAGCGGAATCGCACGAAGCAATCGTCGCGGCGCTCTGCACCAAGAGTCCTTCGGTTTGTGAGCGACTATTGCGCGAGCATATCTTGGGATGGCGCGAGTGGCTCCCTGCGTCTGCCGCTGACGGCGAGACAGGCACACCTGCGATGGAAGCCACAGCGGGAGTACGTCGATGA
- a CDS encoding sialate O-acetylesterase, with amino-acid sequence MPLSKVFSSMVASVLALSMLSATQLAAAAELRLAGVFGDHMVLQREKPITIWGWGEVGTEVRVTFADQTSRAKVDAGGRWQVVLNPMASSHEARELVCSSSDKQITVRDVVVGEVWLASGQSNMAMTLKSVADRLTQAQDDIRAADHSSLRFRRIDEPASRETVADIPPKSWTVCSPTHAGSFSAAAFYFASKLQRELDVPVGIIDSSRGGTPIEPFIPREAFQGHPTLEQELALGDREDLLGIWKLAGGVRARDANWLPGRLFHSRLAPMKQFAVRGAIWYQGESNCGIEEDPRDYQHKMRGLIQGWRDAFGNRSMPVYFVQLPGSGASPNWPYLREQQRLSCNLPHTGMVVTIDLLDGDIHPPNKIDVGDRLARWALAGPYEKKLTPSGPLFDRVEIDDSQVIVHFQYAESGLMFAEKQGLDAPVEKRDGKLSHFELADAEGVWHPADATIVKRSVAVQSKAVHRPVALRYGYELSPQHCHLYNRDGLPAAPFCSNPKLLTEPVIRTE; translated from the coding sequence ATGCCTCTCTCGAAGGTTTTCAGCAGCATGGTGGCGAGCGTGCTGGCGTTATCGATGCTCAGCGCGACGCAACTCGCAGCGGCAGCGGAACTCCGTCTTGCGGGGGTCTTCGGTGATCACATGGTGTTGCAGCGCGAGAAGCCGATCACCATTTGGGGATGGGGAGAGGTGGGAACGGAGGTGAGGGTGACATTCGCCGATCAAACGAGCCGAGCGAAGGTCGATGCAGGAGGACGCTGGCAGGTAGTGCTGAATCCCATGGCAAGTAGTCATGAAGCACGCGAGCTTGTCTGCTCGAGTAGCGACAAGCAAATCACCGTGCGTGATGTGGTGGTCGGTGAAGTGTGGCTCGCGAGTGGTCAATCGAACATGGCGATGACGCTGAAATCGGTCGCCGATCGTCTCACACAAGCCCAAGACGATATTCGCGCCGCTGATCATTCGAGCCTTCGTTTCAGACGGATCGATGAACCAGCCTCGCGAGAAACGGTCGCCGACATTCCACCAAAGTCTTGGACGGTTTGTTCACCAACCCACGCTGGTAGCTTTTCAGCCGCCGCGTTCTATTTCGCGAGCAAGCTGCAAAGGGAACTCGATGTGCCGGTGGGCATCATCGACTCATCGCGCGGGGGGACTCCAATCGAGCCATTCATTCCACGCGAAGCTTTTCAAGGTCATCCCACCTTGGAGCAAGAGCTCGCACTTGGTGATCGAGAGGACTTGCTCGGGATTTGGAAACTCGCGGGAGGTGTACGAGCGCGCGATGCAAATTGGTTACCAGGGCGGCTATTTCATTCGCGACTCGCGCCGATGAAGCAATTCGCTGTGCGCGGCGCGATTTGGTATCAGGGCGAATCGAACTGTGGCATCGAAGAAGATCCACGCGACTATCAGCATAAAATGCGGGGACTCATCCAAGGTTGGCGCGACGCGTTTGGCAATCGGTCGATGCCTGTTTACTTTGTGCAACTTCCAGGGAGCGGAGCGAGTCCCAATTGGCCCTACCTACGCGAACAGCAGCGATTGAGTTGTAACTTGCCGCACACTGGCATGGTCGTGACGATCGATTTGCTCGATGGAGATATCCATCCACCAAACAAGATCGACGTAGGTGACCGACTCGCGCGATGGGCTCTCGCGGGTCCTTACGAAAAAAAGTTGACGCCGAGTGGCCCCTTGTTTGATCGCGTGGAAATCGACGATTCGCAGGTGATTGTTCATTTCCAGTATGCCGAGAGCGGACTCATGTTCGCGGAAAAGCAGGGGCTTGATGCGCCGGTGGAAAAGCGAGATGGCAAGCTCTCGCACTTCGAGCTGGCCGATGCCGAGGGCGTTTGGCACCCAGCTGATGCCACCATCGTAAAACGCAGCGTAGCGGTGCAAAGCAAAGCAGTACACAGGCCCGTCGCGCTTCGTTATGGATATGAACTCAGCCCACAACATTGCCATCTCTACAATCGCGATGGCTTGCCCGCCGCACCTTTTTGCAGTAACCCAAAACTACTTACCGAGCCAGTGATTCGTACTGAGTAA
- a CDS encoding DUF1501 domain-containing protein — translation MNSSSYLSQLSRRGFLGSTITGMAGIGLLDLLGRDLRASELGTDVSTWSPGGGKTHFPPKAKRVLQIFCPGAASHIDLWDDKPELVKRSGEPLPGEENMLSFQGKNGNLMKSPWDFVPCGESGKRITSMLPHMAKHVDDIAFIHSMTSKTNTHGPGCVLMNTGHAQEGFPSAGAWLGYALGSANDNLPTYVALPDVRGEPPNGKANWSNGFLPAKHQAIVLAAHLEIRNLRRPAEINDGEEAASREFLRLLNEQHLAQNPGDSTLAARAAAYELAARMQVSAPEVSDLSSETAETHKLYGTDHENKLLAAYAKNCLLSRRLLERGVRYVNLYCSSRASGVDGLLNWDAHRTLKSDYERHCPIFDQPTAALLSDLKRSGLLEDTLVLWTTEFGRMPTHQANTTGRDHNPDAFTVWMMGAGVKPGVSYGATDDFGRRSVTDKTNVWEFYATVLKILGYDFDKLSWYHNGFDRKITDVHGRVIDKVLA, via the coding sequence ATGAACTCATCTAGTTACCTCAGCCAACTCTCGCGTCGCGGATTTCTTGGGAGCACGATTACCGGCATGGCTGGAATTGGGCTGCTCGATCTACTCGGACGCGATCTGCGCGCGAGCGAACTGGGAACGGACGTATCGACCTGGAGTCCGGGTGGAGGTAAGACTCATTTTCCTCCCAAGGCAAAGCGTGTGCTGCAGATATTCTGTCCTGGTGCTGCTTCGCACATTGATCTGTGGGACGACAAGCCCGAACTAGTGAAACGGAGCGGAGAGCCACTTCCTGGGGAAGAAAATATGCTTTCCTTTCAGGGGAAAAACGGCAATCTGATGAAGTCGCCGTGGGACTTCGTCCCTTGTGGCGAGTCGGGAAAGCGGATCACGTCGATGCTTCCCCACATGGCCAAGCATGTCGACGACATCGCCTTCATTCATTCGATGACTTCGAAGACAAATACCCATGGACCTGGTTGCGTGCTGATGAATACCGGTCATGCCCAGGAAGGGTTTCCAAGCGCTGGTGCGTGGCTTGGGTATGCGCTCGGAAGTGCGAACGACAATCTTCCAACCTACGTGGCGCTGCCCGATGTGCGAGGCGAGCCACCAAACGGCAAAGCAAACTGGAGCAACGGATTTCTGCCAGCCAAACATCAAGCGATTGTGCTGGCTGCGCATCTAGAAATTCGAAACTTGCGGCGTCCGGCCGAGATCAACGATGGAGAAGAGGCTGCCTCGCGCGAGTTTCTACGTCTGCTCAATGAACAGCATTTAGCACAAAATCCGGGCGATAGTACGCTCGCCGCGCGGGCTGCGGCGTATGAACTCGCCGCGCGGATGCAAGTCTCGGCGCCTGAAGTGTCGGACCTCAGTTCTGAAACAGCCGAGACGCATAAGCTCTACGGAACCGATCATGAGAACAAGTTGTTAGCGGCATATGCCAAGAATTGTCTGTTGTCGCGACGTTTGCTCGAACGTGGTGTGCGGTATGTAAATCTCTATTGCTCGTCGCGCGCCAGCGGCGTCGATGGACTGCTTAACTGGGATGCGCATCGCACGCTCAAATCGGACTACGAACGGCATTGCCCGATTTTCGATCAACCTACCGCTGCGCTCCTCTCCGATTTGAAGCGGAGTGGGCTTCTCGAAGATACGCTTGTCCTTTGGACCACCGAGTTTGGTCGTATGCCAACACATCAAGCCAACACGACAGGGCGCGATCACAACCCCGATGCGTTCACGGTTTGGATGATGGGAGCGGGGGTGAAACCGGGTGTCAGCTATGGTGCTACCGATGACTTTGGTCGACGGAGTGTCACCGACAAGACCAACGTGTGGGAGTTCTATGCGACGGTCCTGAAAATTCTCGGCTACGACTTCGACAAACTGTCGTGGTATCACAACGGTTTCGATCGCAAAATCACCGACGTGCATGGCCGCGTGATCGACAAGGTGTTGGCGTAG
- a CDS encoding DUF1592 domain-containing protein: MKTINLLVIAAILLPLPAVLAAAEIPAAVQTILRERCLTCHSTDKQEGELDLETADITRTPEIWEQVLEQIHLGEMPPKKSPPLTDAERGLLTSFVRQSLDAIAIASSGDPGPVVLRRLSNQEYTYTIHDLTGVRSLDPLREFPVDGAAGEGFTNVGAALVMSPSLLTKYLDAAKEISQHAVLLPDGLRFSPSTSPQDWTDETLARIRSIYAAHSEIGEASQTTQQGIKLDIGTGAGRLPLARYLAALQGKGTTEGLSPKYLQLLRDALTSKQSSPLLDPLREKFARQELTAADIEVWQQNLWRFATVGHIGKKNGPRSWQEPISPIVAQHPMRMKLADDRDTTLYLATTDAGGTKPSDEAIWSNARIVAPGKPDFGVSDLSALNKHLATSRQQIIASLPACLAAVAEYQSSEALDTLAKKHAIDRAQLIAWLELLERGDHRLAPLLTSKIDGAGEYKFIQGWAGENALSVLANSSDTEVQIPGTMRPHSIATHPSPTLASVIAWKSPVEGTLSIRAEVQDAHLACGNGVSWSLEVRRGASRESLSVGNTEAGKLYPLGPFENVKVGKGDVVALVIGPRDNEHTCDLTAVNLSISDGTSSWDLARDVSASILESNPHGSWHFVSQPAKPSLQTKIPEGSLLAHWNKATDDAERRQLAEQLQTFLARDRDQDTQARPADQQLEQMLFSSKSPLMSAALASFSRADSGNDLIASAPSVLELTIPAAIGSGAEFVVTGTLKPDSEAAVQMQILTTKPSLPSGLLPGSSESGIAGGVWSDNNLRTSHSLPVIAQETSATRKRLEAEFHTFRQLFPIALCYTRIVPVDEVVTLTLFYREDDHLKRLMLTDEQSRELDRLWNELYFISEAPLKQVDAFEQLYQFATQDASPEAFEPLRQPILAAAEKFKLEQTSATSKQIEAVIDFASNAWRRPLTEQERAEIRALDLPIRLRLARVLTSPAFLYRAEQQNDATAPVSDHELATRLSYFLWSSLPDAELRGCADRGELSDPQVLVAQTRRMLQDPRIARLSTEFGCQWLHVRDVATLDEKSERHFPMFASLRDDMQNEVTHFFTDLFQNDRSVMSLLEADHTFVNRELAELYGLTPTTADWHRVEGIRAQGRGGILGFAATLAKHSGASRTSPILRGTWLSEVLLGEKLPNPPQGVPVLPEETPEGLTERQLTERHSQDENCASCHRRVDPFGFALEGFDAIGRARTKDSAGLAIDTKTELPDGTKVEGLEGLRSWLATTKRDAFVRQYCRKLLGYALGRSVQLSDKPLLDAMLTQLSADNYRASIAIEKIVLSPQFREIRGKIHSQPLPSP, translated from the coding sequence ATGAAAACGATCAACCTGCTCGTTATCGCTGCAATCTTGCTACCACTTCCAGCGGTATTAGCCGCAGCTGAAATTCCAGCTGCGGTGCAAACGATCTTGCGCGAGCGGTGCCTCACCTGCCATTCGACCGACAAGCAGGAGGGGGAACTCGACCTCGAAACAGCCGATATAACGCGGACTCCTGAAATCTGGGAGCAAGTGCTCGAGCAGATTCATCTCGGCGAGATGCCTCCGAAAAAATCGCCACCACTCACCGATGCCGAGCGTGGCCTGCTCACGTCTTTCGTTCGGCAATCGCTTGATGCGATTGCAATAGCCAGCAGTGGCGATCCTGGCCCGGTGGTACTCCGCCGCCTGTCGAACCAGGAGTACACCTACACGATCCACGATCTGACGGGAGTTCGTTCTCTCGATCCGCTGCGCGAGTTTCCTGTCGATGGAGCAGCTGGCGAAGGATTTACCAACGTCGGTGCTGCACTTGTGATGTCCCCTTCGCTTCTGACCAAATACCTCGACGCCGCCAAAGAAATCTCGCAGCATGCGGTACTGCTCCCTGATGGGCTACGCTTCTCACCGAGCACCTCGCCGCAAGACTGGACCGATGAAACACTCGCTCGCATTCGGTCGATATACGCCGCGCATTCCGAGATCGGTGAAGCTTCGCAAACGACGCAGCAGGGGATTAAGCTCGACATCGGAACGGGGGCTGGTCGGCTCCCTCTCGCGCGCTATCTCGCGGCGCTGCAAGGGAAGGGGACAACCGAGGGGCTCAGCCCCAAGTATCTCCAGCTACTGCGCGACGCACTCACGAGCAAGCAATCGTCCCCTCTGCTCGATCCACTGCGCGAAAAATTTGCGCGGCAGGAGCTGACCGCTGCTGATATCGAGGTCTGGCAACAAAACCTCTGGCGATTTGCGACCGTTGGTCACATCGGCAAAAAAAATGGCCCCCGATCTTGGCAGGAGCCGATCTCGCCGATCGTTGCGCAGCATCCGATGCGCATGAAGCTTGCCGATGATCGCGACACGACACTCTACCTCGCAACGACCGATGCTGGTGGCACAAAACCTAGCGATGAAGCTATCTGGTCGAACGCTCGAATCGTCGCGCCTGGTAAGCCTGACTTTGGTGTCAGCGATCTATCTGCACTCAACAAGCATCTCGCTACGAGTCGACAGCAAATCATAGCCAGTTTGCCAGCCTGTTTGGCAGCAGTAGCAGAGTATCAGTCCAGCGAAGCGCTCGACACTCTTGCCAAGAAACATGCCATCGATCGAGCTCAGCTCATTGCCTGGCTCGAACTGCTCGAGCGCGGCGATCACCGTTTGGCTCCATTGCTAACAAGCAAAATCGATGGAGCGGGGGAGTACAAGTTCATTCAAGGGTGGGCTGGCGAAAATGCGCTAAGTGTGCTCGCCAATTCCTCTGACACCGAAGTACAAATTCCGGGAACGATGCGTCCTCACAGCATCGCCACGCATCCTTCTCCCACGCTGGCTTCGGTGATCGCGTGGAAGAGCCCTGTCGAAGGAACGCTTTCGATTCGAGCGGAAGTGCAAGATGCCCATCTCGCCTGTGGTAATGGAGTCTCTTGGTCGCTCGAAGTGCGACGTGGCGCATCACGCGAATCGCTTTCGGTTGGTAACACCGAAGCAGGAAAGCTCTATCCTCTTGGTCCGTTCGAGAACGTCAAAGTGGGGAAAGGGGATGTGGTAGCGCTCGTGATTGGCCCGCGCGACAACGAGCACACGTGTGATTTGACGGCGGTGAACCTTTCGATCAGCGACGGCACATCGAGCTGGGATCTTGCGCGCGATGTCTCGGCGAGCATTCTTGAAAGTAATCCGCACGGTTCGTGGCACTTTGTCAGCCAGCCTGCGAAGCCTAGCCTACAGACGAAAATCCCAGAGGGATCGCTTCTGGCACACTGGAACAAAGCCACCGACGATGCCGAGCGGCGTCAACTGGCCGAGCAGCTACAAACGTTTCTAGCACGCGACAGAGACCAAGATACTCAAGCTCGGCCAGCTGATCAGCAACTCGAGCAGATGCTCTTCTCGAGCAAGAGTCCCCTGATGTCAGCCGCGCTGGCGAGTTTTTCTCGCGCAGATTCAGGCAATGATCTCATCGCATCCGCTCCGTCGGTTTTAGAGCTCACCATTCCTGCGGCGATCGGCTCGGGGGCCGAGTTTGTTGTCACCGGTACACTTAAGCCAGACAGCGAGGCTGCGGTGCAGATGCAAATTCTGACCACGAAGCCGAGTTTGCCCTCCGGCTTGCTTCCTGGAAGCTCCGAGTCGGGAATCGCTGGTGGTGTATGGAGCGATAACAACCTGCGAACTTCGCACTCTTTGCCTGTGATCGCCCAGGAGACTAGTGCAACGCGAAAACGACTGGAAGCTGAGTTCCATACATTTCGTCAGCTCTTTCCGATTGCACTCTGCTACACTCGCATCGTTCCGGTCGACGAAGTGGTGACACTGACACTCTTCTACCGAGAAGACGATCACCTGAAGCGGCTGATGCTGACCGACGAACAATCGCGCGAACTCGATCGGCTCTGGAACGAGCTCTATTTCATCAGCGAGGCACCTCTCAAACAGGTCGATGCCTTTGAGCAGCTCTATCAATTCGCTACGCAGGATGCCTCTCCCGAAGCGTTCGAGCCGCTAAGACAACCGATTCTCGCAGCCGCTGAAAAATTCAAACTCGAGCAGACATCAGCCACAAGCAAGCAGATCGAAGCGGTGATCGACTTTGCCTCGAATGCCTGGCGGCGACCACTGACCGAGCAGGAGAGGGCTGAGATCCGCGCGCTCGATTTACCGATTCGGTTGCGTCTGGCGCGTGTGCTCACTTCCCCCGCGTTTCTCTATCGCGCGGAGCAGCAAAATGACGCGACAGCTCCTGTCTCCGACCATGAACTCGCCACGCGACTGTCGTACTTTCTCTGGTCGTCGCTCCCCGATGCAGAGCTGCGCGGCTGTGCCGATCGTGGAGAGCTGAGCGATCCACAAGTGCTTGTTGCGCAAACGCGTCGCATGCTCCAAGATCCCCGTATTGCTCGGCTGAGCACCGAGTTCGGCTGTCAATGGCTACATGTTCGCGACGTCGCAACGCTCGACGAAAAAAGTGAACGTCATTTTCCGATGTTCGCCTCTCTTCGCGACGACATGCAGAACGAAGTAACGCATTTCTTTACCGATCTATTTCAAAACGATCGCTCGGTGATGTCGCTGCTGGAGGCCGATCACACGTTTGTTAATCGTGAACTTGCTGAACTCTATGGACTCACCCCAACAACTGCCGATTGGCACCGGGTAGAAGGAATTCGTGCTCAAGGGCGGGGTGGTATTCTCGGGTTTGCCGCGACGCTGGCCAAACACTCAGGAGCGTCGCGAACGAGTCCGATATTGCGTGGCACCTGGCTGAGCGAAGTGCTGCTGGGAGAGAAACTCCCGAACCCGCCGCAAGGTGTTCCGGTACTCCCCGAAGAAACGCCTGAAGGGCTCACTGAGCGCCAACTGACGGAGCGACATAGTCAGGATGAAAACTGCGCCAGCTGTCATCGGCGCGTCGATCCTTTTGGATTTGCGCTGGAAGGATTCGATGCTATCGGTCGCGCTCGCACGAAAGACTCGGCTGGGCTTGCCATCGATACCAAGACAGAACTTCCCGACGGGACAAAAGTCGAAGGGCTCGAGGGGCTGCGCAGTTGGCTTGCAACGACCAAACGCGATGCATTTGTCCGGCAATATTGTCGCAAGCTCCTCGGCTACGCGCTTGGTCGCAGCGTGCAGCTGTCGGACAAACCGCTGCTCGATGCGATGCTGACTCAACTGTCGGCTGACAACTATCGCGCTTCGATCGCGATCGAAAAAATCGTACTGAGCCCTCAGTTTCGCGAGATTCGTGGCAAGATTCATTCGCAGCCACTTCCGTCACCGTAG